In one Nocardioides luteus genomic region, the following are encoded:
- a CDS encoding DUF742 domain-containing protein encodes MPDVPDDYVDHPIRSYVRTGGRVRPTHRLTPATLLIGHTSPSATPASVGRQEREVLSQCLGVISMAEMAVHLGQPVSVLAVIASDMIDAGLIGVRPDSDTAAGPSRETLQKVLHALNHL; translated from the coding sequence ATGCCCGACGTGCCTGACGACTACGTCGACCACCCGATCCGGTCCTACGTCCGGACCGGCGGTCGCGTCCGCCCGACCCACCGGCTGACCCCAGCGACGCTCCTGATCGGCCACACCAGCCCGTCGGCCACACCGGCGTCGGTGGGCCGCCAGGAGCGCGAGGTCCTCTCCCAGTGCCTCGGCGTGATCTCGATGGCGGAGATGGCCGTCCACCTCGGCCAGCCGGTCAGCGTCCTCGCGGTGATCGCCTCGGACATGATCGACGCCGGCCTGATCGGCGTACGCCCCGACAGCGACACCGCCGCCGGCCCCTCCCGTGAAACCCTCCAGAAGGTGCTGCATGCTCTCAACCACCTCTGA